A stretch of the Fusarium musae strain F31 chromosome 2, whole genome shotgun sequence genome encodes the following:
- a CDS encoding hypothetical protein (EggNog:ENOG41), which produces MASVSNSLTNPGLYSFANSNYRPPTSAETPVSDSFPSPVFETPKPGQGSVTDAGGWTPHFAEEYSVFNSTPGNLRGSQNSFVDFRAATPSSNHKRLLSNDTFATEIATHVNHFSDQSLPLPPVEPSRRLASSPYSVTAPQEYITDTTPLPSPDPAKHPQTSKKARKAGVQGAEPSQTATPPPTGRRGARKLADKLNMQNDQYFGQPDFTGNSQQQQQHDIAALMASSGDMFAYPMTAPAATPNTFWDPSMGMDFDFSASPSNVFQTTPVQHGGHHRHTGSFDWNSEVPLFQDPNAPFASAGSDPMQTMQRDRPLAPKPMGSAGVTTASAAMSAALSAPLDDPFGLGQSMNGVNPGLLFEPPHNSVLDNPALIPVTQAGSAEATIFQSRSRTPLGENIRQSTSMKDLRATKAPDRALAPSPVKANPRPGMGRSFSENRGKRAQPQNRPVLPKLAPARPVSQASNGSNSDSAPPNRPIAKPTGRLSPMKSQHRLSGLASIPEGPALQHQSTRTAVKFTIDSRGRARAETTIVPNEWEWEPSANHPGLTRDRSRTPRDLGPSDDDESSSDDEPIIIPSRNNSFNASFALPDPLRPVGSIFHSSRRSISDRSTGSIHDTIGGSQHDADSENETMMYERKDKIGDAASELRKVMEDRRKRSNPMGQGGQHRSFQGGHFGPFRGDSNSPSTLTESSLITDRHVRCLCSRKGADEGDGAMIQW; this is translated from the coding sequence ATGGCATCCGTATCAAATTCACTAACCAATCCGGGGTTGTACAGTTTTGCCAATTCGAACTACCGCCCTCCAACTTCCGCAGAAACACCTGTCTCCGACTCCTTTCCCAGTCCCGTTTTCGAGACCCCCAAACCCGGGCAAGGTTCAGTCACCGACGCCGGGGGCTGGACTCCGCATTTTGCTGAAGAATATTCCGTCTTCAACTCGACTCCTGGAAATCTCCGTGGATCTCAAAATTCTTTCGTTGACTTTCGTGCTGCCACACCTTCCAGCAACCACAAGAGGCTGCTATCCAACGACACTTTTGCTACTGAAATTGCAACTCATGTGAATCACTTTTCGGACCAAAGTCTACCACTGCCGCCGGTCGAGCCATCACGTCGCTTGGCCTCATCCCCATATTCAGTAACTGCACCTCAAGAATACATAACCGATACGACACCCCTGCCCAGTCCTGATCCGGCCAAACACCCTCAAACCTCCAAGAAGGCTAGGAAAGCCGGAGTTCAGGGTGCAGAGCCCTCGCAGACAGCGACGCCGCCACCCACTGGACGTAGGGGAGCGCGGAAGCTCGCCGACAAGCTCAATATGCAAAATGATCAGTACTTCGGCCAGCCCGACTTCACTGGCAactctcaacagcaacagcaacatgaTATTGCTGCCTTGATGGCTTCCTCTGGTGACATGTTTGCATATCCCATGACAGCACCTGCTGCCACGCCTAACACTTTCTGGGATCCTTCGATGGGTATGGACTTTGACTTTAGTGCATCGCCTTCCAATGTCTTTCAGACGACGCCTGTTCAGCATGGTGGCCATCACCGCCACACAGGTTCCTTCGACTGGAATAGCGAGGTACCACTCTTTCAAGACCCTAATGCACCATTTGCTTCCGCAGGTTCAGACCCTATGCAAACCATGCAACGTGACCGTCCTCTTGCACCAAAGCCTATGGGTTCGGCAGGTGTTACTACAGCAAGTGCTGCCATGTCTGCTGCCCTTTCCGCTCCTCTAGATGACCCTTTTGGACTTGGACAGTCCATGAATGGAGTAAACCCGGGATTGCTGTTTGAACCTCCACACAATTCTGTTTTGGATAACCCTGCCCTCATCCCAGTGACACAGGCTGGCTCCGCTGAAGCCACCATTTTCCaatcgagatcaagaacaccTTTGGGTGAAAACATCCGCCAATCAACGAGCATGAAGGACCTGAGAGCTACAAAGGCACCCGATCGTGCACTTGCACCATCCCCTGTCAAGGCAAACCCTCGGCCCGGAATGGGTAGGAGTTTCAGCGAAAACCGTGGCAAGAGAGCCCAACCACAGAACCGACCTGTACTACCCAAACTTGCACCGGCACGGCCAGTCTCACAAGCCAGCAATGGCTCCAATAGCGACAGTGCGCCCCCAAATCGGCCTATAGCCAAACCAACCGGAAGGTTGTCTCCAATGAAGAGCCAACACCGCCTTTCGGGCTTGGCCTCCATCCCTGAGGGGCCAGCACTGCAACACCAATCCACTCGAACAGCTGTGAAATTCACCATCGACTCGAGGGGCAGAGCTCGTGCAGAGACAACGATCGTGCCTAATGAATGGGAATGGGAGCCCAGTGCCAATCATCCGGGACTCACTCGTGATAGGAGTCGAACACCGCGAGACCTGGGTCCTTCGGACGATGACGAATCATCCTCGGACGACGAGCCTATCATTATTCCTAGCCGGAACAACTCGTTCAATGCGTCCTTTGCTTTACCTGATCCACTGAGACCAGTTGGGTCCATCTTTCACTCTTCGCGACGTAGTATTAGTGACAGGAGCACGGGTAGCATACACGATACTATTGGAGGATCGCAGCACGACGCGGATAGTGAGAATGAGACGATGATGTATGAGCGCAAGGACAAGATTGGGGATGCTGCTAGTGAGCTTCGTAAGGTCATGGAGGACCGAAGAAAGCGATCGAATCCAATGGGACAGGGTGGACAACACCGCTCGTTTCAGGGTGGACACTTTGGCCCTTTTCGAGGTGACAGCAACTCGCCGTCGACCCTTACCGAGTCAAGCCTTATAACAGATAGACACGTCAGATGTCTCTGTAGCCGAAAGGGGGCTGAC